The Arachis ipaensis cultivar K30076 chromosome B03, Araip1.1, whole genome shotgun sequence region CCCTCGGTCAGATAAAaagtcataaactgtaaatacacccaaactttcctgaaatacacccaaatattcctGCTCTACACCCGAATGTCTGATATAAAAtggacaaaattattttaattctaatgagAGCTAATACATTAGATTGAATTCAAACAAAGAAGAATAAACAGCAAATTTCACAGGCAAGGTTCACGCGTTATTCAGCTACACAATAAAAAACTGCTAACTGGATTCAAATTCATATTCAATTACTAACTAAAATTAAATCACACCTCAGAAACTTCATTGGATCCAGTTTCAAAATCCACTTCGCTTTAGTAGCTGACAATCtgaagttgaatcatccattatcttaaAAAACGATTTCacagcttgatgtcaaaaaacaatggataAACGCACAATGAAAAATCTGAAGCatgtaaatgaagaaggagaaagtaaAGAGAAACGCACGTAAAAGACGAAGGAGAAGGCAGAGAGAAATGCACGAAAGAGAACGAAGAGAGCAGGCAAGAAATTCGAAAAAAGGAAACGAAAAACTTCCAAAAAAGAAAGTTATATATTCGCGCGTTGATTGAGTTAAAAAGCTGTTAGAGGCGCGTGAAACATACGTGCATAACAGGCGCGTTTGAGCGTAACATCAATTAGAGGACTTATAAGACTTGTAGAGCAAAATcacttgtatgtagagattaattgtaaaaaaaaaaataggttaGTATTGTGGATATCTTTAAGGTGTGTATGGTTTAACTATTACTTTATTATTCAAATTTTATTCCCATAGAAATCAAATATACCCAGagagaagatgaaaaaaaaaactacaaataTATACANNNNNNNNNNNNNNNNNNTTTTTTgtcagaaataaaataaaaaataattatttttccatacctgattttttaatttaaattttttaaatacgattttttttttttatttagggcGAGTTCGTCCCGGTGAACTTCATTTCAATTTTCTCTAAAACACACGTAAACTCACATTTTTAAGCTATTATTATCGTCTCCAAGAGTACATAGGAGTACACAAAAATCAACAACCATAGCTTCTTCAACATTGCTAACGGCAATGACAACCATTATTATCGTTTCCAGACATACACAGATACACGGCAATAAGTCATATTTAACCAGGATTTTTTTctcattataaattaaaaaaaaaactattatttcTCTAATAAAAATATGACTTATTCCTGTGAATGATGATTACTATTATCTATTGTGAAGTTTAAGAAATTGAGTTAGAATTTTTTTCAGAATGAACAAACTNNNNNNNNNNNNNNNNNNNNNNNNNNNNNNNNNNNNNNNNNNNNNNNNNNNNNNNNNNNNNNNNNNNNNNNNNNNNNNNNNNNNNNNNNNNNNNNNNNNNNNNNNNNNNNNNNNNNNNNNNNNNNNNNNNNNNNNNNNNNNNNNNNNNNNNNNNNNNNNNNNNNNNNNNNNNNNNNNNNNNNNNNNNNNNNNNNNNNNNNNNNNNNNNNNNNNNNNNNNNNNNNNNNNNNNNNNNNNNNNNNNNNNNNNNNNNNNNNNNNNNNNNNNNNNNNNNNNNNNNNNNNNNNNNNNNNNNNNNNNNNNNNNNNNNNNNNNNNNNNNNNNNNNNNNNNNNNNNNNNNNNNNNNNNNNNNNNNNNNNNNNNNNNNNNNNNNNNNNNNNNNNNNNNNNNNNNNNNNNNNNNNNNNNNNNNNNNNNNNNNNNNNNNNNNNNNNNNNNNNNNNNNNNNNNNNNNNNNNNNNNNNNNNNNNNNNNNNNNNNNNNNNNNNNNNNNNNNNNNNNNNNNNNNNNNNNNNNNNNNNNNNNNNNNNNNNNNNNNNNNNNNNNNNNNNNNNNNNNNNNNNNNNNNNNNNNNNNNNNNNNNNNNNNNNNNNNNNNNNNNNNNNNNNNNNNNNNNNNNNNNNNNNNNNNNNNNNNNNNNNNNNNNNNNNNNNNNNNNNNNNNNNNNNNNNNNNNNNNNNNNNNNNNNNNNNNNNNNNNNNNNNNNNNNNNNNNNNNNNNNNNNNNNNNNNNNNNNNNNNNNNNNNNNNNNNNNNNNNNNNNNNNNNNNNNNNNNNNNNNNNNNNNNNNNNNNNNNNNNNNNNNNNNNNNNNNNNNNNNNNNNNNNNNNNNNNNNNNNNNNNNNNNNNNNNNNNNNNNNNNNNNNNNNNNNNNNNNNNNNNNNNNNNNNNNNNNNNNNNNNNNNNNNNNNNNNNNNNNNNNNNNNNNNNNNNNNNNNNNNNNNNNNNNNNNNNNNNNNNNNNNNNNNNNNNNNNNNNNNNNNNNNNNNNNNNNNNNNNNNNNNNNNNNNNNNNNNNNNNNNNNNNNNNNNNNNNNNNNNNNNNNNNNNNNNNNNNNNNNNNNNNNNNNNNNNNNNNNNNNNNNNNNNNNNNNNNNNNNNNNNNNNNNNNNNNNNNNNNNNNNNNNNNNNNNNNNNNNNNNNNNNNNNNNNNNNNNNNNNNNNNNNNNNNNNNNNNNNNNNNNNNNNNNNNNNNNNNNNNNNNNNNNNNNNNNNNNNNNNNNNNATCATATGTATTTCCCCTTTAACCTTAGGAAAGCCTCTTAAAAGATATCCTTAAACcctccataaaaaaaaaaaaaaatccttaaaccctaaaaccctatcAACAACAATGGATCGGAATTGAAAGAAGCCTTGGCACATGGTGTTGCTGCTGTGGCATCCCTCTTCATCATTTCCATGGCCATTGCTACCTTGAAATTCGCCTCCAGATCCAACCTTTACATTCTTCGCCCCACTCCCTTCCAGTGCATCCGTAAGGTTGTCCCAAAATCCCTAGCTCTCGTTGACGCAGAGGCATGTAGCACCCCATCCCCAGTTCCTCAGCCAGGCAAGTCAACACTCTAAATATTCTTgttcaaattttgatttttttttaatttaatatttagtcTTTGATAATTTCTTCCTCTCAAAATGTTCAATTGGAGCTCCTGTGCTGTTTAATTGATGTTGGCGGTGATTCTGAGACCGCTTTTTCTTTTATGGTTTGTTGAATTGGTGAAGGGGATAAGAAGATCCCAGCATGGAAGAAATTGAGTTCCAAGGAGCTTGGACTTCGGCGTTCGATGATAGCAGGCCCTACCATGAAGGTTTTGAACATGCTTAAGGACAAGGGTACATATTGCTCTTCTAACTTCCTTTGTGTGGATGAATGAAAGAGCATGATTTCCTTTATATTGTGTTTCTTCATTGTTATTGAATAAAACATTTATGGTATCTTCTTTCACATAGTAAATTGTGAATTTTTTCATGAGCCTCATTATTTGGTTTGTAGTCTTAGTCTTGCAAGAGAATTTGGGGCTCTCCAATAGCTTTTGTAACTACTAACTAATTTTAGACCTGCAAATAACAATCTTTTACCCTCGAACATCACTTGTGCACAAGATTCTGAGGTTTCTAGGTTTATGTTTCCAAGTTTACAGAGGGAACTGCATAGTTGTTGACCCTTTTCTTCACCTTGTAGAGTATGATGTATATCTTGTTGGAGGTTGTGTCCGGGATCTTATACTAAAGCAAATACCTAAGGACTTTGATATTATTACTTCAGCTGATCTTAAAGAGGTTATAACCTTTCTCTTGTACTTTTATTTTGCAGGTTTTGATTTTATTTCCTGTTATCAATATATTGTGAAGGAAATTGTGAAAACAAGACTTAGTAGTTATCACAACTTTCCTTATAAAACtttgaaagcaaaagaaaaattgaagaatTTGAACATCTTTGTAATTATTAAATGAAACATAtcaaaatataatgaaaataggAAATGAAGCAAACTTGTAATGCCCTCTATTAATGTTTGGGCTTGTATTTGCATATTTGAATCTTAACTTTTTGTATTAATCATGATTTAATTTGTAGGTGTTGAGAACATTTCCACGGTGTGAGATAGTTGGTAAAAAGTTTCCCATATGTCATGTTCATATGGGTGGTACCATTGTCGAGGTTTGTCTGGCAGAACTATCTTTAGTGTAGTGATTGCTTAATTTTTCTCTATCAAGCATGCCTTCACTTTATGTCTACTTTTAAAGATAACATTGTcataattttcaattaggtttcgAGTTTCAATACTGCTACAAGGAAGTCAAATCACTTTCATCATGACATCGAGGCACCTAGTGGCTGTGATAAGGAGGACTATCTTCGTTGGAGGAATTGTTTGAAACGTGACTTTACAATTAATGGGTAGTGTATCTATCCTTGCAATTTAGACAACAGAAAAATTATTTCCTTTTTAATATGCATTGAGCTGCTTTTTTCTCTGACATCTCAACATTGTTTACAATTTGGAATTCGCCTCATTTTCTGCAGCTCTTTNNNNNNNNNNNNNNNNNNNNNNNNNNNNNNNNNNNNNNNNNNNNNNNNNNNNNNNNNNNNNNNNNNNNNNNNNNNNNNNNNNNNNNNNNNNNNNNNNNGTATGCAAGAATTGTATATGATTACATGGGAGGAATGGAAGATATTGAAAAGGCTAAAGTGTGCATGTATCTCTTTGTGGTTATAGtttcatattattattttctacCACCATTAGcgattaatttagttaatttgaaTAGGTGCGAACTGTTGTTCCTGCAGCTTCTTCATTTCAGGAGGATTGTGGTGAGTTTTTGTATAACAATGTATAAGGTTAAAAATAACCTTTCCTGTAGTTTAGATTGTTTAAACTGCTTTCAGACTTCCTGCTGCTTCTCTGAATGGTGAGTATATTATGCAGCTCGTATTTTACGTGCAATTAGAATTGCGGCTCGCTTAGGATTCAGTATTTCAAGTGAAACAGCTCATTCTGTTAAAAATCTTTCTTCATCAGTATTACGGCTTGATAAGTGTTTAAAAATCTCCCCTCCTCCTTTGTCTATTATACTAAAAAATTATTAGGCATCCATGAGAATATCCTGCGTGAGTTGCCCTCCTTAATTGTTTTAGGGTAGGCTCCTGATGGAAATGAATTATATGCTTGCTTATGGATCCGGTGAAGCTTCTTTGAGATTATTATGGAAGTTTGGCCTTTTAGATATACTACTCCCCTTTCAGGTACACCGTACATGATGATTATGCATGTTAATTTCTAAATTTCAGTTGCCAAATGTTAGCTCAAATTGATATTGACGTTACAGGCTGCTTACTTCGTTCGTCATGGATTTCGGAGACGGGACAAAAGAACTAATATGCTTTTGGTAACAAATATTCATTCCAATTTGGATATAGCTTATTTGATAATCTGAGAATAATGCTATTTGTTACTTCCATATTAATTAAATGTATAAAATTTTATCACCACATTCACTTGGAATTTCATCTGCAGTCATTATTCTATAATTTGGATAAGCTATTGGCACCCAACCGTCCATGTCACAGTAGCTTATGGTAAGGTCTACATGACAACAAAGCCTGTTTCATGTTTAATTCGTTAGTGATATATGCAAGGGTTCACAAAATAAGCAAGTCTCACTAGGAATCTAAGCTTTCAGGATTGGCATCCTAGCATTTCATAAAACATTGAGTGATCAACCAAGGGAAGCCTCGGTGGTTGCTGCATTTAGCCTTGCAGTTCATAATGGTGGAAATTTATTGGAAGCAGTAGACATAGCTAGGAGGATCAACAAACAACACAATGCCAGGTTTCCTGAGTTATTAGATCCTTCAGGTCTAGATGCAGAGGATTTGGAAGAAGAGATTCTGGATCTTGCTGACTCTGTTAAAGGGACACTCTCACAGATGACAACTAGGTATTTGGTATCTCAGGCTATGGCCGATTATCCTCAAGCCCCCCATTCAGATTTGGTGCGCATACTCTTGACTTCGATTGATATATGTACTTCTTAACACTTAACAGTAGTTACTTTGAAGACTGACCTTTGACAATTTGACAGGTGTTCATCCCATTAGGAATGTACCTAAAGGCTCTCAGCATTTTTGACTGCGTCAAAGTAAATTCTGGTAAGAAATTTTTGTCAAAGCAAGGCAGGAAAATTGATTATGGATCTTTAGTTCAAGGTGAGCTGGAAGAAATACGGCATGTGTTTGCGAGGATTGTATTTGATACCATATATCCGCTGCGCCTAGATAAAGAGAATTCGTAAAAGATCAACTGGATTTCACAGGAAGAGGGTAGTTTGAAGTGAAAATAGAAATTTGAGGAAATTGATTCTGGTGTAGACATCAAATAGTCCGGCTCCCAAACTGCAGCAAAAGTGGTACTAGCTAGCCGTCATCAACTTCTTTTGCGATGAAGCAGTGataatttttgttctttatttggGGATATGGGGTTGCCCCGATATTTAGTGTATGTACCTACCTCATAGGTTATGTAGGCAGCGGATGAATGGGGGAAAGTTTTTTCACCGAGCAAGtgttttttgttttgttataGAATAATTCTTTCATTCGATCAATATCAAGTTTACAGTTTGCTGAATCTGTAGATGTAGCAGTCTCATACAGCCAATTATTGAATTCCTTTATTCTGgaatcaaattcaaaatcaagTACAGAACACTGATAACAGCCTTTATCAATGTAAAGAACGGCATAATGCAAGCAATAATTTGAAAAAGGTGGATGGCATTTTGCTGTGATTATATACAAGAGATTTTCAGTTGAATCGGGTGCAAGATGAGAGACGTAGTTTACATGGCAGACACTGAATGAAACACTAAAGATTTGTCATTTGTCTGACTCCAAAAATTTTTCCATATGTATTTGATGTGATAAAAGTGGGAAAGGACTAAGCCAACAACAACCCAGAAGGCAAACTATATTGTATTACACCATAAACAACTGAGCTAACAAAATCAAATCCGAAATAAATGAAGTACAAAATCTTAAACATTCATCTTAGTGATGAAGTATAGTTGTGGTGCTGTAATAAAGCAGGCAACCAGACAAGAAGCAGCAGCACTGGCATAGCACCCTGACACATTATTTCTCTGTCAAAAATAGTCTCTATTCCGCAATGATGTGACGTCCTACTTGGCAGCTTTAGGTGCACCTCCACCAGAGGTAGGCCTGAAAGACCAAACAGCAAGCAAAGAACATGTGAACAAAACTAGAGAACATATTAGTAGCGAGGAGACAGGTTGAGGTTACTTACAGCCCTACAAATACTTTGAAGGAATCATAGAGTCCCCACTGAGCTCCTGTTAGTGTTCCAATCATAACTATACGAAGAGGAAGTCCACGTGTGAAAAGACCAACTAGCCCTATCTTCTTCACAGCCTGCAACAACCAGTATCAGTGTTATTTATTTGTAGGTAGTCGGTGTCTGAGTAATGTTATTTGAACGTCTAAAACGTGAACATTTTATGGGATATGTAAAGGTGGTAGATTTGGTGTGCGCTTTTCTGCACTTACATCACCAACAGTGGCTCCCTTGGCATTGTTCAGGAAGGAAACAAGATTGTCTGCAGGGTGTGAGACAATAGCACAGAGCACGCCAGCAATGTATCCAGCTGCAAAACTCACTCCAAGCTGCAATCCTTTGCTGCACTGATCTTTCGGTGTTGGGACGACATTCTTGTACAGCATCTCCACAACAGTCTCAAACGAAGCAAATTTCATCATTGTGTCTGTCATGAATCACGTGCATGATAATAGTTAATAATACCCTTTAATATTGCATAATGCaacgatatttttttatttgcattCACTCTAGTACAAGGTGACATTAATTTTGACAGATTATTAATTAcaacaaattttaattactagTTCATGATTAAAGAGCAAACAAAGGAGTTCAATGGGAAACCAAGTTAATCATGCTGCAATTCTGTTATTTGGACCGACTAAAAATGTGATGAAGTATGTGCAAACTTACATGGAATCTGGCGGCCCCAGAGTGGAACAAGTCCTTTATACAACCTGCACATCAAATCCAAATCCTTAACAAATTTGAAGCTTCAACTTCCAACAAACAATATCTACGAAGAAGCCATTAAAATCTAATAGATGGTTACTAAGTAATGAAATGAAAGATCCCAATTAAGAGCAAAGAAAAGTATGTATACCCTCCAGCACCCTCAGCCTTAATGAACTTGGGTAATCCATCTGACAAACCTCTCGCAAAGCCAGGTTGGGTTTGCACACGAACTTTGACAGCCTCCATGGGGCACAGTGCAATATCAGCAATGACTTCAGCAGAGGCTGATCCTGCTAGAAATATGAAGGTTTTGTACTTGGCTGCATTCTCTGGGCCTGCAAGATCTGAGTAGTATTTCTTGAAGAATTCATAGAATCCAAACTTGCATGCTCCCTGAGCACTGTACC contains the following coding sequences:
- the LOC107633516 gene encoding mitochondrial phosphate carrier protein 3, mitochondrial, translated to MAPSDQPRYSLIPSFLYSPKTLLNNVSSHSSSSSSSPPPFSGSEGRNSNNNFMIPAPKESIPLYSPAYYAACSFGGVFSCGLTHMTVTPLDLVKCNMQIDPVKYKNISSGFGVLMKEQGMRGFFRGWVPTLLGYSAQGACKFGFYEFFKKYYSDLAGPENAAKYKTFIFLAGSASAEVIADIALCPMEAVKVRVQTQPGFARGLSDGLPKFIKAEGAGGLYKGLVPLWGRQIPYTMMKFASFETVVEMLYKNVVPTPKDQCSKGLQLGVSFAAGYIAGVLCAIVSHPADNLVSFLNNAKGATVGDAVKKIGLVGLFTRGLPLRIVMIGTLTGAQWGLYDSFKVFVGLPTSGGGAPKAAK
- the LOC107630852 gene encoding LOW QUALITY PROTEIN: uncharacterized protein LOC107630852 (The sequence of the model RefSeq protein was modified relative to this genomic sequence to represent the inferred CDS: substituted 1 base at 1 genomic stop codon) → MAIATLKFASRSNLYILRPTPFQCIRKVVPKSLALVDAEACSTPSPVPQPGDKKIPAWKKLSSKELGLRRSMIAGPTMKVLNMLKDKEYDVYLVGGCVRDLILKQIPKDFDIITSADLKEVLRTFPRCEIVGKKFPICHVHMGGTIVEVSSFNTATRKSNHFHHDIEAPSGCDKEDYLRWRNCLKRDFTINGXCIYPYARIVYDYMGGMEDIEKAKVRTVVPAASSFQEDCARILRAIRIAARLGFSISSETAHSVKNLSSSVLRLDKGRLLMEMNYMLAYGSGEASLRLLWKFGLLDILLPFQAAYFVRHGFRRRDKRTNMLLSLFYNLDKLLAPNRPCHSSLWIGILAFHKTLSDQPREASVVAAFSLAVHNGGNLLEAVDIARRINKQHNARFPELLDPSGLDAEDLEEEILDLADSVKGTLSQMTTRYLVSQAMADYPQAPHSDLVFIPLGMYLKALSIFDCVKVNSGKKFLSKQGRKIDYGSLVQGELEEIRHVFARIVFDTIYPLRLDKENS